The Desmodus rotundus isolate HL8 chromosome 3, HLdesRot8A.1, whole genome shotgun sequence genome includes a region encoding these proteins:
- the GNG12 gene encoding guanine nucleotide-binding protein G(I)/G(S)/G(O) subunit gamma-12 isoform X1 — protein MLSAAEPRTARASGAAAGPGPQEGVWAATAPPDGLSAPPTSSEAEPARERREEEVVEEERSEPSPGALRDRVPGGGGRAAPVQTSEHQAEDPGDSFPPRLLEL, from the exons ATGCTGTCCGCGGCCGAACCGAGAACAGCCAGGGCGTCTGGGGCAGCGGCAGGGCCAGGGCCGCAGGAAGGAGTCTGGGCCGCCACTGCCCCGCCCGACGGGCTGTCCGCCCCGCCTACCTCGAGCGAGGCGGAGCCGGCGCGGGAGCggcgggaggaggaggtggtggaggaggagaggtCGGAGCCGTCTCCAGGAGCCCTTAGAGACAGAGTGCCCGGCGGCGGCGGCAGGGCAGCTCCTGTGCAGACGAGTGAGCACCAGGCGGAGGACCCAGGTG ATTCATTTCCCCCCCGCCTCCTGGAACTCTGA